One segment of Thamnophis elegans isolate rThaEle1 chromosome 16, rThaEle1.pri, whole genome shotgun sequence DNA contains the following:
- the ANP32A gene encoding acidic leucine-rich nuclear phosphoprotein 32 family member A: MDMKKRIHLELRNRTPSDVKELVLDNCRSNEGKIEGLTDEFEELELLSTINVGLTSVVNLPKLNKLKKLELSDNRISGGLEVLAEKCPNLTHLNLSGNKIKDLSTIEPLEKLENLKSLDLFNCEVTNLNDYRDNVFKLLPQLTYLDGYDRNDKEAPDSDAEGYVEGLDDEEEEEDEEDYDEEAQLGEYELEEEEDVSGEEEDVSGEEEEDEEGYNDGEVDDEEEEEEAAVEEARGEKRKREADDEGEEED, encoded by the exons GTAAAAGAACTTGTTCTTGACAACTGCAGGTCAAATGAAGGAAAAATTGAAGGCCTCACAGATGAATTTGAAGAGCTGGAACTATTAAGTACAATCAATGTAGGCCTCACCTCAGTTGTAAACTTACCAAAGTTAAACAAACTTAAGAAG CTCGAGTTGAGTGACAACAGAATCTCAGGGGGACTGGAAGTATTGGCAGAAAAATGTCCGAACCTCACACATCTAAACCTAAGTGGCAACAAAATAAAGGATCTTAGTACAATAGAACCTCTG gaGAAGTTAGAAAACCTGAAGAGTTTAGATCTTTTCAATTGTGAGGTCACTAACTTGAATGACTACAGAGACAATGTCTTCAAACTTCTCCCTCAACTCACATACCTGGATGGCTACGATCGGAATGATAAAGAGGCCCCTGATTCGGATGCAGAAGGTTACGTGGAAGGCCTggatgatgaagaggaggaggaggatg aaGAGGACTACGATGAAGAGGCTCAGTTAGGAGAGTACgaattagaggaagaggaggatgtgAGTGGAGAAGAGGAAGATGTGAGTGGAGAAGAGGAG GAGGATGAAGAGGGTTATAATGATGGTGAAGtagatgatgaagaagaggaggaagaagcagcAGTTG AAGAAGCCCGGGGGGAGAAGAGAAAACGAGAGGCTGATGATGAAGGCGAGGAGGAAGATTAA